The following are encoded together in the Penicillium digitatum chromosome 3, complete sequence genome:
- a CDS encoding WW domain binding protein 11 produces the protein MAKDKERSINPAAAQRKQDKQKELKKGKAEALARRNEKLARRNPDRIQRQINSFKEAEESGQQLRPRDKELLEALEKDLRAVLKAREALGDKAPRFDHGGRGGRQGDGARRGGGDGVLGKRRRGSDETRMPRDSDSSDTDEDVRRIPMPRDTPPPIPRQHQRRRDGNIPSQQNVERSGPHPLPSRPTVVPVAKTVYEAKPQIRDLRQEATKKFVPAAVRMKQQSIKGKGRLLEPEEMDKLEKAGYNAGPAPEAQAGDSPQEDWMLTLEEEERRLNQESKHVRVEEVEDEEA, from the coding sequence ATGGCTAAAGATAAAGAGCGCTCGATCAACCCTGCCGCAGCGCAGCGGAAACAGGACAAACAAAAGGAGTTGAAGAAAGGCAAAGCAGAGGCACTAGCGCGCCGAAACGAGAAACTTGCGCGCCGCAACCCAGACCGAATTCAGCGCCAGATCAACAGTTTCAAAGAAGCCGAGGAATCGGGACAGCAACTACGGCCGCGCGATAAGGAGCTTCTTGAAGCGCTGGAGAAGGATTTGCGAGCAGTTCTGAAGGCGCGTGAGGCTCTTGGTGACAAGGCACCCCGGTTCGATCACGGCGGTAGAGGGGGCCGACAGGGGGATGGGGCTAGACGGGGTGGTGGCGACGGGGTGCTCGGGAAGCGAAGGCGAGGCTCAGATGAAACACGAATGCCTCGCGATAGTGACAGCAGCGACACGGATGAGGATGTACGAAGGATACCCATGCCGCGGGATACACCGCCACCGATCCCGCGGCAGCACCAGCGCAGACGGGATGGAAACATACCTTCGCAACAGAACGTTGAGCGCAGTGGTCCTCACCCTCTGCCATCTCGTCCAACAGTGGTTCCGGTGGCCAAAACTGTTTACGAAGCGAAGCCTCAGATTCGGGACCTGCGACAGGAGGCAACCAAGAAGTTTGTTCCCGCTGCGGTCAGAATGAAACAGCAGTCAATCAAGGGAAAAGGGAGGTTGTTGGAACCAGAAGAAATGGACAAGCTTGAGAAAGCTGGGTATAATGCCGGCCCCGCCCCAGAAGCACAGGCTGGCGACTCGCCACAGGAGGATTGGATGTTGACTTTAGAAGAGGAGGAGCGGCGTTTAAACCAAGAGAGTAAGCATGTTCGGGTAGAAGAggtcgaagatgaggagGCTTAG
- a CDS encoding Structural maintenance of chromosome complex subunit SmcA, giving the protein MASPGFPRRRPRSEDEEGDDPALTPPAQPANYKRPRLNPAESDDGSEPGDESEGEGEGESDEDSARSETPEAVSQAPRAIAHDGLGPGGYKPGAIVRIKVTNFVTYTSAVFYPGPKLNMVIGPNGTGKSTLVCAICLGLGWGPQQLGRAKDLGEFVKHGAREAMIEIELCGPPKVGQNPVIQRNIKRDGNKSSFTLDGSPASKSDVLKLAQSFAIQVDNLCQFLPQDKVAEFAALTPVELLHSTQRAAAGPEMTQWHEALKTLRAEQKKLEVQNADDKELLENMENRQEMQRADVERMRQRAVIKRKIEILERCRPIVEYKEHHNAVEALKITKAEAEREYNRIRAENEPILRAVNAKEAYIARLNGVKDGRKDSVDKASRVATERGQKIDDFESRIKDLNGQIEAEKKSGQRHKTEAASAQQAINRLRRQQEEEAVEFDPEHYNETLREKRLKKREIEIKVRESQDRRQPLQDQQQQVQRKIQQAERQLSNLDSASGQQELKLQKASYDTLKAYRWLLENQSKFEKEVFGPPIVTCSITNPKFADAVESLFQKTDFTSFTVQTRNDFRTLQFAINKTLGLHDISIRTCSLSLDTMRAPMPKDQLTQLGFDGWAKDFLVGPDPVIAMLCSEKNLHSTAIGLREISNEVFARLEEGLMSSWVSGKKSYQVTRRREYGPGATSTRVREIKPAQVWTEQPVDVSLKREHQENITLWNEQLQDIKEKLESERAMLLKIREEHEQAEREMKDIEREKSAKQTAHTQYRAIPEKISQQEARLKNIKSLFEGVRERVREIRNQQDEFAIQKAEAAVEYADSVEWFRLVYEDLMKVEVLFLEATSDLQTLRHRNIDRTQLLEAKRREAQEATVKLRESKVKARAVFQRAHQISRELHNQPDAQALLEELDDHDMDKLEADIDSEKARLELTHGGSSHMIKEFEDREKSIEKLRSKLADFQGKLSELGTAIADIRKDWEPKLEALIEKISDAFSDSFRRIGCAGQVTLGKVESEFGPNGEPGASEFGEWSIVIHVQFREGAGLSVLDSHRQSGGERAVSTIFYLMALQSLSASPFRVVDEINQGMDPRNERMVHGRLVDIACASDETEETDENGNPIGGGGGGQYFLITPKLLEQLSYKPGMRVLCIYSGEHMPEDYDKANFKKAIKSMRAVAARTITNVSSEVMQSNGQVDVYA; this is encoded by the exons ATGGCGTCACCCGGGTTTCCTCGTCGTCGACCTCGcagcgaggatgaagaaggcGATGATCCTGCGCTTACTCCCCCAGCCCAACCTGCGAACTACAAACGCCCCCGCTTGAACCCCGCCGAAAGCGATGATGGATCGGAGCCTGGAGACGAGAGTGAAGGTGAAGGCGAAGGAGAGAGCGACGAAGATAGTGCTAGATCTGAAACACCAGAAGCAGTTTCTCAGGCCCCGCGTGCGATAGCCCACGATGGCCTTGGCCCTGGTGGCTATAAGCCGGGTGCGATCGTGCGGATTAAGGTGACAAACTTCGTGACCTACACATCCGCAGTATTCTATCCTGGACCAAAGCTCAACATGGTCATTGGCCCAAATGGAACGGGCAAAAGCACCCTGGTCTGTGCCATCTGCTTAGGCCTGGGATGGGGTCCTCAG CAACTTGGACGCGCGAAAGACCTGGGCGAGTTTGTGAAGCATGGGGCCCGAGAGGCCATGATTGAGATTGAATTATGTGGGCCGCCTAAGGTTGGCCAGAATCCTGTCATCCAACGAAACATCAAGCGCGATGGCAATAAGAGCTCTTTCACACTCGATGGAAGCCCCGCTTCTAAGAGTGATGTATTGAAACTGGCTCAGTCATTCGCCATCCAGGTAGATAATCTCTGCCAGTTCCTTCCCCAGGATAAAGTCGCCGAGTTTGCTGCACTTACACCGGTTGAGCTTCTTCATTCCACGCAAAGAGCAGCAGCTGGTCCGGAAATGACTCAGTGGCATGAGGCCTTGAAGACGCTAAGAGCTGAGCAGAAGAAACTTGAGGTGCAAAACGCCGATGACAAGGAATTGCTAGAGAACATGGAGAATCGCCAAGAGATGCAAAGAGCCGATGTCGAAAGAATGCGTCAGAGAGCCGTGATTAAGCGGAAAATCGAAATCCTTGAGCGTTGCCGTCCAATTGTGGAGTACAAGGAACACCACAATGCTGTCGAGGCCCTGAAGATTACTAAAGCTGAAGCCGAGCGAGAATATAATCGAATTCGGGCAGAAAACGAGCCCATTTTGCGTGCAGTCAATGCCAAAGAGGCCTACATCGCGCGATTGAACGGTGTTAAAGATGGCCGAAAGGATTCTGTTGACAAGGCATCCAGGGTCGCCACTGAACGCGGTCAAAAAATCGACGACTTTGAGAGCAGGATCAAGGATCTCAACGGTCAAATCGaggcagaaaaaaagagtgGACAGAGGCACAAGACTGAAGCTGCATCGGCTCAGCAAGCTATCAATAGACTTCGACGTCAACAAGAAGAGGAGGCCGTGGAGTTCGACCCAGAACATTACAACGAGACCTTG AGAGAGAAACGGCTCAAAAAACGTGAGATTGAGATTAAGGTCAGAGAAAGCCAAGACAGGAGGCAGCCCCTTCAGGACCAGCAACAGCAAGTGCAAAGAAAAATCCAACAGGCCGAACGCCAGCTGAGCAACTTAGACTCAGCCTCTGGTCAACAAGAACTGAAGTTACAAAAAGCTTCTTACGATACGCTGAAAGCCTATAGATGGCTCCTTGAGAATCAAAGCAAGTTTGAAAAAGAAGTCTTCGGCCCTCCGATCGTTACATGCTCAATCACCAACCCCAAATTTGCCGATGCTGTCGAGTCCTTATTCCAGAAGACGGACTTCACGTCGTTCACCGTACAGACCAGGAATGATTTCCGCACCTTGCAATTTGCGATAAATAAAACATTGGGACTCCATGATATTAGCATCCGCACCTGTTCACTGTCCTTAGACACCATGAGGGCTCCAATGCCTAAGGATCAACTTACCCAATTAGGATTTGATGGTTGGGCAAAGGATTTTCTGGTCGGACCCGATCCTGTCATTGCCATGCTGTGCAGTGAGAAGAACCTGCACTCGACTGCAATCGGACTGCGCGAAATCTCAAACGAAGTGTTTGCCCGTTTGGAGGAGGGTTTGATGAGCTCCTGGGTATCTGGGAAAAAAAGCTACCAAGTGACTCGGCGTAGAGAGTATGGGCCTGGTGCCACATCAACCCGGGTTCGAGAGATCAAACCTGCTCAGGTATGGACTGAACAGCCCGTTGATGTTTCCCTTAAACGTGAACACCAAGAGAACATCACGTTATGGAACGAACAGCTGCAGGACATCAAGGAGAAGCTCGAGTCTGAGAGGGCTATGCTGTTAAAGATACGCGAAGAGCACGAGCAGGCCGAGCGAGAAATG AAAGACATtgagagagaaaagagcGCAAAACAGACGGCTCACACTCAGTACCGAGCGATTCCAGAGAAGATCT CTCAACAAGAGGCCAGATTAAAAAATATTAAATCGTTGTTTGAAGGGGTACGGGAGAGAGTTCGTGAGATTCGCAACCAGCAAGACGAATTTGCAATTCAAAAGGCTGAGGCCGCTGTCGAATACGCC GATTCTGTCGAATGGTTCCGCCTAGTTTACGAGGATCTCATGAAAGTTGAGGTCCTGTTCTTGGAGGCGACTTCAGATCTTCAGACTCTGCGGCATCGCAACATTGATAGAACACAATTACTAGAAGCAAAGAGGCGAGAGGCACAGGAGGCTACTGTGAAATTGAGGGAATCCAAAGTGAAGGCCAGAGCCGTGTTTCAAAGGGCTCATCAAATCAGCCGAGAACTACACAACCAACCCGACGCACAAGCTCTACTGGAAGAGCTCGACGACCATGACATGGATAAACTCGAAGCCGACATTGATTCTGAAAAGGCCCGGCTCGAACTCACCCACGGGGGCAGTAGCCACATGATCAAGGAGTTCGAGGACCGCGAAAAATCCATTGAGAAGTTGCGCTCCAAACTCGCCGACTTCCAGGGCAAGCTTTCAGAACTTGGCACCGCCATTGCGGACATCCGCAAGGACTGGGAGCCCAAGTTAGAAGCGCTTATCGAAAAGATCAGCGATGCCTTCTCGGATTCTTTCCGCCGTATCGGATGTGCTGGTCAGGTCACCTTGGGCAAAGTAGAAAGTGAATTCGGGCCTAATGGTGAACCTGGTGCTAGCGAATTTGGGGAATGGTCGATCGTGATTCACGTCCAATTCCGGGAGGGCGCAGGGCTGTCGGTCTTGGATTCCCATCGCCAGTCTGGTGGTGAGCGAGCCGTGAGTACCATCTTCTATCTCATGGCACTCCAGTCGCTCTCGGCCTCGCCCTTCCGGGTTGTGGATGAGATCAACCAAGGTATGGACCCGCGTAATGAACGCATGGTTCACGGACGCCTGGTAGACATTGCTTGTGCCTCGGACGAGACGGAGGAAACCGATGAGAATGGTAACCCTATCggcggtggcggcggtggccAGTACTTCCTCATCACACCGAAGCTGCTTGAACAACTGTCCTACAAGCCGGGTATGCGCGTGCTTTGCATCTACAGTGGAGAGCACATGCCCGAAGATTATGACAAAGCCAACTTCAAGAAGGCAATAAAGAGCATGAGGGCAGTGGCCGCCCGCACGATTACCAATGTCTCTTCTGAAGTCATGCAAAGCAATGGTCAGGTGGACGTCTATGCTTAA
- a CDS encoding TGF-beta-inducible nuclear protein 1: MSTLITGTGLNPQRVRKRLAREGHKASHDAQNLRGLRAKLYQQNRHKEKIQMKKRIKAQEEKNVKSAAPEILMSTLKDPMQCNVRSSRFDPVILQNTIGQAITITMKSKSQHQR, from the exons ATGTCCACCCTCATCACCGGAACAGGCCTCAACCCCC AGCGCGTGCGTAAGCGCCTGGCTCGTGAGGGACACAAGGCGTCTCACGATGCCCAGAACCTGCGTGGTCTGCGGGCCAAGCTGTACCAGCAGAATCGCcacaaggagaagattcaaatGAAGAAGCGCATCAAGGCtcaggaagagaagaacGTCAAGTCCGCCGCACCTGAAATTCTCATGTCAACCTTGAAGGACCCAATGCAATGCAACGTACGATCCAGTCGATTTGATCCAGTGATATTGCAGAACACCATAGGCCAAGCTATAACCATCACTATGAAAAGCAAGAGCCAACATCAACgctaa
- a CDS encoding Biogenesis of lysosome-related organelles complex 1 subunit CNL1, translated as MSVSASIPDTSLGLTSSEIQILRQQQQIVLQGGHAGNGVARGRGAGRTSNSSSRATSAASSQGRLLLDPMSLLALSHQFDVLQAQISHRIEYLEDQMQRSIQNTYDRAGNVIRNADAEIARTREILALIDELDNELAKIAHIRDIVKSFRGRIENLDHRIDQSSRLRR; from the exons ATGTCCGTCTCAGCCTCGATTCCCGATACTTCGCTTGGCCTCACCTCTTCCGAGATCCAAATTCTCCGTCAGCAACAGCAGATTGTTTTGCAGGGCGGCCATGCCGGCAATGGGGTGGCCAGGGGCAGAGGCGCCGGAAGAACCAGCAATTCCAGCTCGCGCGCAACCAGTGCTGCCAGCAGCCAGGGCCGTTTGCTGCTGGACCCTATGAGCCTCCTCGCACTATCGCACCAGTTTGACGTGTTGCAGGCTCAGATCAGTCACCGGATCGAATAT CTCGAGGATCAAATGCAGCGCTCTATCCAAAATACCTACGACCGCGCGGGAAACGTCATTCGCAATGCTGATGCCGAAATTGCCCGCACCCGTGAAATCTTGGCCTTGATTGACGAGTTGGACAATGAGTTGGCGAAAATTGCTCATATCCGTGATATCGTCAAGTCATTCCGTGGCCGGATCGAGAACTTAGATCACCGCATTGACCAGAGTTCTCGGCTACGACGATGA
- a CDS encoding Serine/threonine-protein kinase STK, protein MAIALAEADKYEILDKIGCGSFGIIRKVKRKSDGFILCRKEINYIKMSQKEREQLTAEFNILSSLRHPNIVAYYHREHLKASQDLYLYMEYCGGGDLGMVIKNLKKANKYAEEEFVWRILSQLVTALFRCHYGSDPAEVGSNILGPAPKPSGLKGKQGQVTILHRDLKPENIFLGSDNTVKLGDFGLSKQMQSHDFASTYVGTPFYMSPEICAAEKYTLRSDIWAVGCIMYELCQKEPPFNARTHIQLVQKIREGKFAPLPDYYSPELKNVIGSCLRVNPDHRPDTSALINLPIIRLMRKEKEVVDLGKTLRRREEVAVHKVREMEQNLAKREAEQQHLKAEIENTVRREWEVKARLEIDRQVQSELDRLRKRFESEVQERVAIEVKKYKHNTSNSNTSRDDVFRTSTHGSGSSRSSNQGWRSSRSSANLTDDSDTTPSSSADITQVSLGSPPPNSRKQSKKETRTPFCRSKTVVDSPVDVQMAEPSPISIASLSLSPRRTSAQGGARNIFAEAERNKAKWEPTLAYSDDEDDTPDLPSPTRPKVKPDPLKAPRRPLLRQNTAALMQKLSTQPSLFPSSGTRLPQSTSVSASQSEERSASESRSRSPHRRLTKIPSSANLAADAGTSPTRKSASKQPAPPAKNGGGGEEMFKAVMQRNMGGRTLVELAQARAGGRPMDEVKRCASDSRAGGPTMSVKCSERDAPAIWNPELDDMPSPFLARGRKVIRNLR, encoded by the exons ATGGCGATTGCTTTGGCTGAGGCCGATAAGTATGAGATTTTGGACAAAATAG GTTGCGGTTCCTTCGGGATTATTCGCAAAGTCAAGCGGAAGTCAGATGGATTC ATTTTATGTCGCAAGGAAATCAACTACATCAAAATGTCACAAAAAGAGCGCGAACAACTCACTGCCGAATTCAACATTTTGAGTTCTCTTCGCCACCCAAACATCGTCGCATACTACCACCGAGAACATCTCAAGGCCAGCCAGGACCTGTACCTGTACATGGAGTACTGTGGTGGTGGAGATTTAGGCATGGTCATTAAAAATCTGAAGAAGGCCAATAAATACGCCGAGGAGGAGTTTGTTTGGCGCATTCTCTCGCAGCTTGTCACTGCCTTGTTCCGGTGTCACTACGGATCCGATCCCGCCGAAGTCGGATCGAACATTCTCGGTCCGGCCCCCAAGCCATCTGGTCTTAAGGGAAAGCAGGGGCAAGTCACTATCTTGCATCGCGACCTGAAACCGGAGAACATCTTTCTTGGTAGCGACAACACCGTCAAGCTAGGCGATTTTGGTCTATCCAAGCAAATGCAATCCCACGACTTCGCATCAACTTACGTTGGCACGCCTTTCTATATGTCACCGGAAATATGTGCGGCTGAAAAGTACACCCTGCGATCTGACATTTGGGCGGTCGGCTGCATCATGTACGAACTCTGCCAGAAAGAGCCTCCTTTCAACGCTCGCACCCATATTCAACTAGTTCAGAAAATTCGCGAGGGAAAGTTCGCCCCCTTGCCTGATTACTATTCACCAGAGCTCAAGAACGTTATTGGAAGCTGTCTGCGGGTCAATCCAGATCACCGCCCCGATACTTCCGCTCTGATTAATCTTCCTATCATTCGCCTAATGCGCAAGGAGAAAGAGGTTGTTGACCTCGGAAAGACCCTGCGCCGACGTGAGGAGGTTGCTGTCCATAAAGTCCGCGAAATGGAACAGAACCTCGCCAAGAGAGAAGCAGAACAGCAACATCTCAAGGCCGAAATTGAAAATACTGTTCGACGAGAGTGGGAGGTCAAAGCCCGCTTGGAAATTGATCGCCAGGTGCAAAGCGAACTTGACCGACTCCGTAAGCGATTTGAGTCTGAAGTGCAAGAAAGGGTTGCCATTGAGGTGAAGAAGTACAAGCACAACACTTCGAACAGCAATACCTCCCGAGATGATGTTTTTCGCACGAGTACCCACGGCTCTGGGTCCTCTCGGTCCAGCAACCAAGGTTGGCGGTCTTCTCGGTCTTCTGCCAACTTGACAGACGACAGTGATACTACCCCCTCATCAAGCGCCGACATCACCCAGGTGTCTCTGGGCTCTCCTCCACCAAATTCACGAAAGCAGTCCAAGAAAGAGACGCGAACACCATTTTGTCGGTCCAAGACAGTTGTTGATTCACCGGTAGATGTTCAAATGGCCGAGCCGTCACCTATTTCGATTGCTTCGCTTTCCCTGTCCCCTCGCCGCACTTCCGCCCAAGGCGGCGCTCGCAATATCTTTGCAGAGGCCGAGCGGAACAAAGCCAAGTGGGAGCCCACCCTAGCCTACTCTGACGATGAGGACGACACCCCCGACTTGCCCTCACCAACTCGGCCTAAGGTGAAGCCTGACCCATTGAAGGCCCCGCGGCGACCTCTACTTCGCCAGAACACCGCAGCTCTAATGCAGAAACTTAGCACCCAGCCTTCTTTGTTCCCTTCTAGTGGCACTCGACTTCCTCAATCTACGAGCGTATCAGCCTCCCAGTCAGAAGAGCGCAGTGCAAGTGAGAGCAGATCCAGATCGCCCCACCGCCGTCTGACTAAAATCCCATCATCCGCCAACCTTGCTGCCGACGCGGGCACCTCACCAACTCGCAAGAGTGCCTCGAAGCAGCCAGCTCCCCCTGCCAAGAATGGGGGTGGCGGCGAAGAGATGTTCAAGGCTGTCATGCAGCGCAACATGGGTGGACGCACTCTGGTTGAACTCGCACAGGCGAGAGCAGGAGGCCGCCCGATGGATGAAGTCAAGCGTTGTGCCAGTGACTCGCGCGCTGGCGGCCCCACTATGAGCGTGAAATGCTCTGAACGTGATGCCCCTGCTATCTGGAACCCTGAACTGGACGACATGCCCAGTCCCTTCCTTGCCCGTGGCAGGAAGGTTATTCGCAACTTGCGATAG
- a CDS encoding BTB/POZ fold, whose translation MDEPTVLRKDQLEISLVNEKKLIKEGTIKDDNPLDLSEPFRELCSACRQGDLKVCQEKITEGVNVNARDPYDYTPLILASLCGHYEVVQLLLESGALCERDTFQGERCLYNALNDRIRNLLLEYDFSKSTDPLQPLAAHITSLLTRESPLTTDFVVTASDESLHLHKFILAARSPYFYGKLAVNPDATTWNLPSTIPPEAFGAAIKYLYFGEAPRDLRSGPGSDFTESETFAGLSRISKHLEIPSLLDSIRDSGDRRRARQRRTDDISKGRDQMEQWFQENILGNKLEVETSKVNEVKWRRSNAIFADVLLRADELPEEEEEADINTPEFSNGTFSSIPIGAISTANQKTPEAPKSIIFPCHRAMLLRSEFFQAMFTSTFREAYLSENLTVIDVNCSPEVLQIILTFLYTERADFPLEIAVDVLFAADMLFIEKLKTKAAVVISTLGSAGMSQNEAARTRGTVDEDDIDIYSIIRAAWLTRVQRLEEFAARYLAYRLEAHIDSPEFAELILESASRIKARQETDSIEMLDDIRFYLGERFRLRFDEAGLDEMMEENEPPEDVDEDEQPEDVIGLAEGVKSLEVSKKATASQGQQPQIHAPVIRALDGAIVEDEFSEDTMNYEILLEKLDDLLERLNLEA comes from the exons ATGGATGAACCAACTGTGCTGCGGAAGGATCAGCTAGAGATCAGCTTAGTCAATGAGAAGAAATTGATTAAGGAGGGTACTATTAAGGACGATAACCCTTTAGATCTCAGTGAGCCATTTCGTGAACTATGCAGCGCATGTCGTCAGGGCGATTTGAAAGTCTGCCAGGAAAAAATCACCGAGGGCGTCAATGTCAATGCGCGTGATCCCTATGATTACACGCCATTGATCCTG GCGAGTCTCTGTGGTCATTATGAAGTTGTGCAACTTCTTCTTGAGTCTGGTGCACTTTGTGAGCGAGATACATTTCAGGGTGAGAG ATGTCTTTATAATGCCCTAAACGACCGGATACGAAACCTCCTTCTGGAATATGATTTTTCCAAGTCCACGGACCCCCTCCAGCCTTTAGCCGCGCATATAACTTCACTTCTCACTCGTGAGTCTCCATTAACAACTGATTTTGTTGTGACTGCATCCGACGAGTCGCTTCACCTCCACAAATTCATTCTCGCGGCACGTTCTCCGTATTTCTATGGTAAACTAGCCGTGAATCCAGACGCTACAACATGGAATCTCCCCAGTACCATTCCTCCCGAGGCGTTCGGCGCCGCTATCAAATACCTGTATTTTGGAGAAGCTCCTCGGGACTTGAGAAGTGGACCAGGGTCAGACTTCACGGAATCCGAGACTTTTGCAGGGTTGAGTAGAATATCCAAGCACTTGGAGATTCCCAGTCTTCTAGACAGTATCCGTGATAGCGGAGACAGGAGACGTGCAAGACAAAGAAGAACCGACGATATTTCCAAGGGCCGAGATCAAATGGAACAATGGTTCCAGGAGAATATTCTGGGGAATAAGCTCGAGGTGGAGACTTCGAAAGTGAACGAGGTGAAGTGGAGACGAAGCAATGCGATCTTCGCTGATGTTCTTCTGAGGGCGGATGAACTccccgaggaagaggaggaagcgGACATAAACACACCAGAATTCAGCAATGGCACATTCAGTTCGATTCCCATTGGCGCTATCTCTACCGCGAATCAGAAGACTCCCGAGGCGCCGAAATCAATTATCTTCCCATGTCATCGAGCAATGCTTTTGCGGTCTGAGTTTTTCCAGGCAATGTTTACATCCACTTTTCGTGAAGCCTATCTTAGTGAGAATCTGACGGTCATCGACGTCAACTGTTCGCCTGAAGTCTTGCAAATTATTCTTACATTCTTATACACCGAGAGAGCCGACTTCCCCTTAGAAATCGCTGTTGATGTCTTGTTCGCCGCAGACATGCTCTTCAttgagaagttgaagacGAAAGCTGCGGTGGTCATCAGCACCCTTGGCAGTGCCGGAATGTCCCAGAATGAAGCTGCGAGAACTCGCGGCACggtggatgaagatgacatTGACATCTACTCAATCATTCGAGCTGCATGGTTGACCCGCGTGCAGCGATTGGAAGAATTTGCCGCTCGATATCTCGCATATCGGCTGGAAGCACATATAGATAGCCCTGAATTTGCGGAGTTGATTCTAGAATCAGCATCTCGCATCAAGGCGAGACAGGAAACCGATTCCATTGAAATGCTGGATGATATCCGGTTCTATCTTGGAGAGCGCTTTAGATTGAGATTTGATGAGGCTGGCCTGGATGAGATGATGGAAGAAAATGAACCACCGGAAGATGTCGATGAAGACGAGCAGCCGGAAGATGTTATAGGCCTTGCAGAAGGTGTCAAAAGCCTGGAAGTCTCCAAAAAAGCTACTgccagtcaagggcagcaGCCGCAAATCCATGCCCCGGTGATTCGAGCTCTGGATGGCGCGATTGTCGAGGATGAATTCTCGGAAGATACAATGAACTATGAGATCTTGCTCGAGAAGCTGGATGATTTGTTGGAGCGACTCAACCTCGAGGCTTAG
- a CDS encoding RNAse P, Rpr2/Rpp21 subunit, with product MAKAKGKKEVKNSKNSQSHIRARLDYLHQAAAYFQGKSTLAQGQNAKVQSNEHTSVASHVDLGDIGHTVDTQRQVWSMTQKKTQEPLRNISRVCVSHLRAVAMKTQMRLPVTLKRSVCKRCDTILMPGVTCSHETRNASRGGKKPWADVLVVRCLSCGTEKRFPRTEKRGKKLVERRKEKDLAFLHEVSTPEVHALAALQGEAVELREENVPMLDAPDVPVA from the coding sequence ATGGCAAAAGCCAAAGGAAAGAAGGAAGTCAAGAATTCCAAGAACTCTCAGAGCCACATTCGAGCACGGCTGGATTATTTACACCAAGCCGCCGCATATTTCCAGGGTAAATCTACACTCGCCCAGGGTCAGAACGCCAAAGTTCAAAGCAATGAACACACCTCAGTTGCTAGTCATGTTGACTTGGGGGATATTGGCCACACAGTAGATACCCAACGGCAAGTTTGGTCTATGACTCAAAAGAAGACCCAAGAGCCATTGAGAAACATTTCAAGGGTCTGTGTGTCACATCTACGCGCCGTTGCAATGAAGACGCAGATGCGGCTGCCAGTCACACTGAAACGATCAGTTTGCAAGCGCTGTGATACCATCTTGATGCCTGGAGTGACTTGTTCGCATGAAACCAGAAACGCAAGTCGCGGCGGCAAGAAGCCATGGGCCGATGTACTTGTCGTCCGGTGCCTCTCATGCGGGACTGAAAAGCGATTCCCTCGGACGGAGAAACGTGGGAAAAAGCTTGTTGAGCGCCGCAAGGAGAAAGATTTGGCGTTCCTACATGAAGTGAGCACACCAGAAGTGCATGCCTTGGCGGCGTTGCAAGGAGAAGCAGTCGAATTACGTGAGGAGAATGTGCCAATGTTGGATGCCCCAGATGTCCCAGTGGCATGA